TACAtgaacactgtaagatttgtatgaacatgtatttatttatctgaaacttcagtctttataactgtgagctactgtatttaacaaacaagtTTTAATCtgcttcatgtttgaacagcattgaaataaaatattaaggcttaatgttccattaatataacattcttccacgcttaaggtgtgaatcctaaccctaagtaagatgtgttgtatatttttccatcaaaaatggatgcttaaaaatcgattcgagaattgcaagCTGTaacatcgcgatatattgcagaATCTATTTTTTTGAGCACCCCTAGTTGTGACTGACTTGTATTATTGCACACACAAATATAAACTCACTTAGATAAACTAAGCCAACTTGCATAAATCTGCATAATATTTCATAGTGTGTACCTGCACAAATGGGGGAGACTTCGCAAATCTTGCCTTCGCTGATTTTTTCTTTCCTACACAATCCCAAGCAAGCATTGTTAGAAAATTGACATtgttttagagctgtcaaagacTGAcagcattacatttttttattcaaattgacATGAAACACTTAATAGAAAGGTAACCTGCACCTTGGTGACGCTACGTCCATTTCCACGGGCAGCGCCGACGCTTGAACCTGAATCAAAGGACCACATGGACAGATGCTCCGACGATGCAAACATGCTTCATGATGTGATGATGTCGACGACGGTTACCAGTGGGGAGGAGGTGGCGGGGGCCTGCTGCTTCTGGAGCTTCCTCTTGAGCGCCAACAGATGCAGGAGGAGGGTGTGCCGCTCCATTCGCAGCTGGCCGTTGATGGCGTCAGCTTGTCTCACCTTGGCCTTCTCCGCTTGCAGCGCCAAAGCCAGCGCACGGTTGTTGTGTTGCAGCGTTGTCAGCATGCTGCCTGCCACCATGCTGCCTAATGACcgcaacgacgacgacgacgcagACAGGGTTAATACTGTGTAAGGCAttagcacaaaaaaattaaaaaaaaaaaaaaaaaaaggatgcgtTGATAAAGGactgaaggaaaacaaaaatattcataacataagagtttgaaaaaaaaatagggtggCATCATAGTATTAAAATTAGTAAATTACAGCTGTAAAATTATCttttttgaaacatttgagttaaaaaaaaaaaacttttatttttaaacaaaataaaatatttgatacagaagaaacatttatttactttatttttttaaataaatgttaccATTCGTCTTCTGTTTGAATCTTTCTTAGTAAGTCagcccatcactggtgagctatttttaaaacagacctAAAAGCTACTCAAGTTGTCAAGTTGTCCAAAAAGGTAACCACTggcacaattttttattttttaaaagaacaattcacaataattacagcaaaaatgcacCTCTGGTTTAATATCCTTGAATATAgaattttataataaaaaatgtgttataAATTATAACTTATCAAACTCATACaagtatataatgtatatattttccccacatttcaagaagtagaagaagacaaTGGCTTTATTAAAACGGTGCAAAGTTAGCCTGGTAACGCCGATAACTGCCTATTTTAGgtggcaaaacaaaaatgaaaacttcgAGAAAAGAGTGGTGGTGAAAGCATCCCAGCAGCCTACACTTCACGGCCAACCGTAATAACGGTTAAAGTAGCCGTTCACGCAGTAGCCGTTAAATCGTTCTGGCGATTGACTAATCAGAGACGTTCATGACAAAAATAACACTGTCAAAAACAATACGATGTAAACAGCAGAAGTTAATTTAACAGTTGTCACattacaacaaataaatatcacaaGGTAATGTAAAAGAAGATGGGGACGTTACTGGCGTGTTTGTGGGCGAGTCTCGATGTTGTCCTGCTTTGCGCCGCGGCCCGGGACAGCTGCTTGTCTCGCTTCTGCTTCACTTTGTCCTTTATCGCTTCCAGAACGGGCTGGATGCTCATTTTCGCGACCCGTTCCCTCACCATGACTAGGTCTTCAGAAGCAATAAAAGACAACTTTAAACGAATCCCAACGGCTCCAACGACCAACAAAACACAACTTGGAGCCTCAAAATGGCCGAAGGAACAGCAGCTACTCTGAACCAGCTTACGTTACGACGAACGGCCTTCAAAACGGCTAATTTAGACTAAAAGATATAAACCTTACCAAACGTTCTTTGTATCCACGTAATTCGTAGCTTGCTTAAACTAAGAAGTGAGTGTTTCGGCCAGTCAATGTCGCGTAAACGAGCGACGGAAGACAGCGAAATAACGTTCGAAAAGAGTGCCACCAGCGTCGATTGGCCACAAAATGGAAGGTGCGTCACTTCCGGAGAGAACTGCAAGGTAGATGGCGCCCTCTAAAACTGCGATGACGACACAATATCGTcttgttacatttttaattttgaatgtaaaatttgacattatttttgtaacgatttttttattttttattttgtgtattcgTGTTTAATCTAAATGTTTTTACATGTATTCAATAATTTATATACATCTTGTAAATTACTATTTTcaaataatacaatattttattttcatcaccCTTACAAAGTAAATGCGTATTTTCAAACatgttgatatatatatatatatatatatatatatgcaaactatcttgaagaaataaaattgaaagcatttttttaaattgacagcttaaaattaaacattttcatataaaaataaagttagaacattttaaaaaatgaatcgatatatttattcactcgcctacttattaatttactgatgtaaacttgacttgtatacaaaaaaaaaaatgtatactcaaaatgtttgctttgttcttattttcatgtacagcactttacatacagcaatgcttgttttaaagtgctttgtaaataaagtagagttgagtaaaatacaaaaatgtatacCAAAAAACAGATGTCAGTTTACAAAATGGAGCTTTACAATGTATCAAATCACAAACAGCACATTTGAtgagaccaaaaataaataataatattcagtAGTGAGGAAACACAAGCTGCGGATGAATAAGCGCCTGTGTCAGGGGCGGCGCGCGGAAGAGGGCTTGGCCGTCGTTGGGGGCGGGATGGACTTGGAAGGATGGCTGCAATGACATAGTGGTCGCCAGCTGGGCATGCCGGAGAAGCAAGGTCGCCGGCGCCGGTTTGAGCCGGTCGTGGTTCTTCCGGAAAAGGTACGGGAAGTGGATTTGCAAGGTTTTGTTTCCATTTCAAACAGAAAGTTCAAATAACTTACAGGTTGGAAGGTGTGGCGCCGTCCCGGCGCGTACGGCTTGAACTTGGGCTTGGTCCTTTTCCCCGCCGCTCGGTCCTTGTGCCTCCGGCTGCTGATGTGCTGCAAACACAACCACCGCAAAACTCGACTTTGACACCCAACTCTAGTTTCAAAACCTACATTGAAACACAAACTCGAGAATTAGACATTGAGGTGAGCGAGAGGACCTGTTTGAGTTGTGTGTCCGAATTGACGTGCACATCGCAAATGTGGCAGTGGAAAGTCTTGTCGCTGAGGCCGCCGGCCGGCTCAGACGATGACGGCGTCTTGGCCTTGCCGACGCCCACTCTGGGGAAGGACTCGATGGCGCCGTCGCCGCTCTTGGCCTCCAGCATGGTCTTGTGCTTGACGCCTCAAACATGAACATAATGCACAGGGTGTGCACATTTTTgcaatcacatttatttatttattttcagtttgtgTTTGCTTACCCTCTCAAAAGGACTATAAGGTCACAATGctggtatttattattattttttaaattatttatcccCAAAAGTTTCCATTGGCAAGGGGTGTATAGACTTTTGACACGCGTGGTTTGTGTCTCACCGCTGTTATGAGCTTGCAACTGCGAGGCCGAATTGACGGCCACTTTGCAGAGTGAGCAGTAGAGCAGGCGCTCGGTTTTGTCCTCATCTCGCATCTCTTTTTCAGTCACGCTTGCAGCCGTCGAAGTCTCGCGCGACTCTGAAGCAGGAAGTCAAAATACTCAAATGAACCTCGAGGATGTAACTGTTGCGCAGCAACgagtcaa
This portion of the Festucalex cinctus isolate MCC-2025b chromosome 19, RoL_Fcin_1.0, whole genome shotgun sequence genome encodes:
- the LOC144007539 gene encoding zinc finger protein 385D-like; translation: MQSSEDTNTWMLHASMNLESRETSTAASVTEKEMRDEDKTERLLYCSLCKVAVNSASQLQAHNSGVKHKTMLEAKSGDGAIESFPRVGVGKAKTPSSSEPAGGLSDKTFHCHICDVHVNSDTQLKQHISSRRHKDRAAGKRTKPKFKPYAPGRRHTFQPNHDRLKPAPATLLLRHAQLATTMSLQPSFQVHPAPNDGQALFRAPPLTQALIHPQLVFPHY